In one Methylobacterium sp. SyP6R genomic region, the following are encoded:
- a CDS encoding response regulator — protein sequence MTTSATKPTLRGTILAVDDEPDILVALEDLFEDEYRVITTSRPAEALELIAAEPDIDVILSDQRMPGLTGDALLARAREISDAQSILLTGYADISAVVSALNRGGITGYITKPWDPALLRNAVRSAYERHRLARELATERALLRGLLDHSGDAIAFKDTDGRFLRLNARMAERLGAPSIEACLGRTEAAILGPALSSAAEAAEAADRSAVEAGAPTEIVVKGGGPEGASAPARESWNQVTRVPIRDPAGAVVHLAVIARDITEQRLLERRLRQADKMQALGTLAGGVAHDFNNLLTAILGSLELALPKVAGDARLTRLMTNAAQAAQRGAALTKRLLTFSHRRDLQARVVDLNAVIRGMDDLLGRSLGGFVQVEHALSDDLWPVKVDPDQLELAILNLCINGRDAMPEGGIVALSTRNETVRASSDPNLKPGDYAVIAIRDTGTGIPPEILGRVFEPFFTTKGVGQGTGLGLAMVFGLVQQSGGTIRIESEVGHGTTVLLYLPRSHEAVEAAPIAASAPVPAPRRARILVVDDDPQVRHVTASFLNGFGYDETAVPSGEAALERLAAERFDLVVADLAMPGMSGLDLAEAVRRNWPALPFLLVTGHAEAARIPADFSVLEKPFPSADLAARVAGLLAPGG from the coding sequence ATGACGACCAGCGCGACGAAGCCGACTTTGCGCGGCACCATCCTGGCGGTCGACGACGAGCCGGACATCCTGGTCGCCCTCGAGGACCTGTTCGAGGACGAGTACCGGGTCATCACCACCAGCCGGCCGGCCGAGGCCCTGGAGCTGATCGCCGCCGAGCCCGACATCGACGTCATTCTCTCCGACCAGCGCATGCCGGGCCTGACCGGCGACGCCCTGCTGGCCCGGGCCCGGGAGATCTCGGATGCGCAGTCGATCCTGCTCACGGGCTATGCCGACATCTCGGCGGTGGTCTCGGCGCTCAATCGCGGCGGCATCACCGGCTATATCACCAAGCCGTGGGACCCGGCGCTGCTGCGCAACGCGGTGCGCAGCGCCTATGAGCGCCACCGCCTCGCCCGGGAACTCGCGACCGAACGCGCCCTGCTGCGCGGCCTCCTGGATCATTCGGGCGATGCGATCGCCTTCAAGGACACCGACGGTCGCTTCCTGCGCCTCAACGCCCGCATGGCGGAACGCCTGGGAGCCCCCTCGATCGAGGCCTGCCTCGGCCGCACCGAGGCGGCGATCCTCGGCCCTGCCTTGAGCTCCGCGGCGGAGGCGGCCGAGGCCGCCGACCGGTCGGCGGTCGAAGCCGGCGCGCCGACCGAGATCGTGGTCAAGGGCGGCGGCCCGGAGGGTGCGTCGGCGCCGGCCCGGGAATCCTGGAACCAGGTGACGCGGGTGCCGATCCGCGATCCCGCCGGGGCGGTGGTCCATCTCGCGGTGATCGCGCGCGACATCACCGAGCAGCGCCTGCTGGAACGACGCCTGCGCCAGGCCGACAAGATGCAGGCGCTGGGCACGCTGGCCGGCGGCGTCGCGCACGATTTCAACAACCTGCTCACGGCGATCCTCGGCAGCCTCGAACTCGCCCTGCCGAAGGTGGCGGGGGATGCCCGCCTCACGCGGCTGATGACCAATGCCGCTCAAGCCGCGCAGCGCGGCGCGGCGCTGACCAAGCGCCTCCTCACCTTCAGCCACCGCCGCGACCTCCAGGCCCGCGTCGTCGACCTCAACGCGGTGATCCGCGGCATGGACGACCTGCTCGGGCGCAGCTTGGGGGGCTTCGTGCAGGTCGAGCACGCCTTGAGCGACGATCTGTGGCCGGTGAAGGTCGATCCCGACCAGCTCGAACTCGCGATCCTCAACCTCTGCATCAACGGCCGCGACGCGATGCCCGAGGGCGGGATCGTCGCCCTCTCGACCCGCAACGAGACGGTGCGGGCCAGTTCCGATCCGAACCTGAAGCCCGGCGACTACGCGGTGATCGCGATCCGCGATACCGGCACCGGCATCCCGCCGGAAATTTTAGGGAGAGTGTTCGAGCCGTTCTTCACCACCAAGGGCGTCGGCCAGGGCACGGGGCTCGGCCTTGCCATGGTGTTCGGCCTCGTCCAGCAATCCGGCGGTACGATCCGGATCGAGAGCGAGGTCGGGCACGGCACCACGGTGCTGCTCTACCTGCCGCGCTCCCACGAGGCGGTGGAGGCGGCCCCCATCGCGGCAAGCGCCCCGGTCCCGGCGCCGCGCCGGGCCAGGATCCTGGTGGTCGACGACGATCCCCAGGTCCGCCACGTCACGGCCTCGTTCCTCAACGGCTTCGGCTACGACGAGACCGCGGTGCCGAGCGGCGAGGCGGCGCTCGAACGGCTCGCGGCCGAGCGGTTCGATCTCGTCGTCGCCGACCTGGCGATGCCCGGCATGAGCGGCCTCGACCTCGCCGAGGCGGTGCGCCGGAACTGGCCCGCCCTGCCGTTCCTGCTCGTCACCGGCCACGCCGAGGCGGCGCGGATCCCGGCGGATTTCTCGGTGCTGGAAAAGCCCTTCCCCTCCGCCGACCTGGCGGCGCGGGTGGCAGGCCTGCTCGCGCCGGGGGGCTGA
- a CDS encoding efflux RND transporter periplasmic adaptor subunit, with product MRPISQVVILAVLAAGAVVAYPYLRPSHRQEPITAFADVPARLPAGKAFTLTASQLATVSSEPVVKRQFFEEIATEGKIGVDEYQATPVFSPYPGRVIAIFARTGEQVKRGQPLFSVQANEMVQAQNDYLAALNVLNKSRSQLTFAQAAEKRQRDLFETRATTLRELQVAQNDLTSATNDNRTAEVGLEAVRNRLRILGLRDEEMAALSRGSAINPDTPINAPLSGTIIQRKIGPGQYVGSSGEPSYIIGDLSKVWLIAQLREADAAKVEIDEKITFRVPAHPEKTFEGRINFIGTSVDPATRRITVRAEIDNRQGLLKPEMYASVRIINERESLSHAVPRAAVILEGNKASVWVLRADNSVESRPVRAGIVDGSTVEILDGLREGERVISRGSLFIDRMSTQS from the coding sequence TTGAGACCGATCAGCCAAGTCGTGATCCTGGCCGTCCTGGCCGCCGGGGCGGTCGTCGCCTACCCTTACCTGCGCCCGAGTCACCGCCAGGAGCCGATCACCGCCTTCGCGGACGTGCCGGCCCGGCTGCCCGCCGGCAAGGCCTTCACCCTCACCGCGTCCCAGCTCGCCACGGTGTCGAGCGAGCCGGTGGTCAAACGCCAGTTCTTCGAGGAGATCGCCACCGAGGGCAAGATCGGGGTCGATGAGTACCAGGCGACGCCGGTCTTCTCGCCCTATCCCGGCCGCGTCATCGCGATCTTCGCCCGCACCGGCGAGCAGGTGAAGCGCGGCCAGCCGCTGTTCTCGGTCCAGGCCAACGAGATGGTGCAGGCGCAGAACGACTACCTCGCCGCCCTCAACGTGCTGAACAAGAGCCGCTCGCAGCTCACCTTCGCGCAGGCCGCCGAGAAGCGCCAGCGCGACCTGTTCGAGACCCGGGCCACGACCTTGCGCGAATTGCAGGTGGCCCAGAACGACCTGACGTCGGCCACCAACGACAACCGCACCGCCGAGGTGGGCCTGGAGGCGGTGCGCAACCGTCTGCGCATCCTGGGGCTTCGCGACGAGGAGATGGCGGCCCTCTCGCGAGGCTCGGCGATCAACCCCGACACGCCGATCAACGCGCCGCTCAGCGGCACGATCATCCAGCGCAAGATCGGCCCGGGCCAGTATGTCGGCTCGAGCGGCGAGCCGTCCTACATCATCGGCGATCTGTCGAAGGTCTGGCTCATCGCGCAGCTGCGCGAGGCCGACGCCGCCAAGGTCGAGATCGACGAGAAGATCACCTTCCGGGTCCCGGCCCACCCGGAGAAAACCTTCGAGGGGCGGATCAACTTCATCGGCACCTCGGTCGACCCCGCGACCCGGCGCATCACCGTGCGGGCCGAGATCGACAACCGCCAGGGCCTGCTCAAGCCCGAGATGTATGCGAGCGTCCGCATCATCAACGAGCGCGAGAGCCTGTCCCACGCCGTGCCCCGCGCCGCGGTCATCCTGGAGGGCAACAAGGCCAGCGTCTGGGTGCTGCGGGCCGACAACTCGGTCGAGAGCCGGCCGGTCCGGGCCGGCATCGTCGACGGCTCGACCGTCGAGATCCTCGACGGCCTCCGGGAAGGCGAGCGGGTGATCTCCCGCGGCTCGCTCTTCATCGACCGGATGTCGACCCAGAGCTGA
- the cheB gene encoding chemotaxis-specific protein-glutamate methyltransferase CheB codes for MLVEDSLVVRQLLAHIVSRDPRLALVAAVDSGEEALREIHRVQPDVISMDIRLPGIDGLETTRRIMAERPTPIVVVADAVEDSSLKISMNALRAGALSVVEKPVGTGHRAYEAIADQICTQLRIMSQVPVIRRRPIGAERLTRGDAPREDFRGTIPATQAPSVLAVAASTGGPPAFARLLGGLPADFPLPVLLVQHMGAAFMEGFADWLNGVVPLTVVIATEGVRPQPGHVYVAPGDRHLALGPGGLLTLVDEPPVGGQRPSATVLFRSVARSAGPRGFGVLLTGMGEDGAQGLLDMHLAGAATIAEHESSAVVYGMPAAAVRLKAAGSVLPLDLIAPRILRAVQPGFPA; via the coding sequence ATGCTGGTGGAGGATTCGCTGGTGGTGCGCCAGCTCCTCGCCCACATCGTCAGCCGCGACCCGCGGCTCGCCCTCGTCGCCGCGGTCGATTCCGGCGAGGAGGCCCTGCGCGAGATCCACCGGGTCCAGCCCGACGTGATCTCGATGGACATCCGCCTGCCGGGCATCGACGGGCTGGAGACCACCCGGCGGATCATGGCCGAGCGCCCGACCCCGATCGTGGTCGTGGCCGACGCGGTCGAGGATTCCTCGCTCAAGATCTCGATGAACGCCCTGCGGGCGGGCGCGCTCAGCGTGGTCGAGAAGCCGGTCGGCACCGGCCACCGCGCCTACGAGGCGATCGCCGACCAGATCTGCACGCAATTGCGCATCATGAGCCAGGTGCCGGTGATCCGGCGCCGGCCGATCGGCGCGGAACGCCTCACCCGCGGCGATGCACCCCGGGAGGATTTTCGAGGCACGATACCCGCGACCCAGGCGCCGAGCGTGCTGGCGGTCGCCGCCTCGACGGGGGGACCGCCCGCCTTCGCCAGGCTGCTCGGCGGCCTGCCGGCGGATTTCCCGCTCCCCGTGCTTCTCGTCCAGCACATGGGCGCGGCCTTCATGGAGGGCTTCGCCGACTGGCTGAACGGCGTCGTGCCGCTCACCGTCGTCATCGCCACCGAGGGCGTGCGGCCGCAACCCGGCCACGTCTACGTCGCGCCCGGCGACCGGCACCTGGCGCTCGGGCCCGGCGGTCTCCTGACCCTCGTCGACGAACCGCCGGTCGGCGGCCAGCGTCCTTCGGCCACCGTGCTGTTCCGCTCCGTCGCCCGCTCGGCCGGACCGCGTGGCTTCGGGGTGCTGCTGACCGGCATGGGCGAGGACGGCGCCCAAGGCCTCCTCGACATGCATCTGGCGGGAGCGGCCACCATCGCCGAGCACGAGAGCTCGGCCGTGGTCTACGGGATGCCGGCGGCGGCGGTGCGCCTCAAGGCGGCGGGCAGCGTGCTCCCCCTCGACCTGATCGCCCCGCGGATCCTGCGGGCCGTCCAGCCGGGCTTCCCGGCGTGA
- a CDS encoding response regulator, giving the protein MTGSPASSSRILLVEDSETQALQLRLFLERNGFAVTRHATAEAALEAMNHGLPDLVVADYHLPGMNGDELTRQMRLAMRTRATPVLMLTEASGRDIERQGLESGADAYVPKSADRDLLLLRIRALLRERAAVPADEPGRTANFRRARILVVDGSATFRAYLSALLGQEGHEVVAADGPDQAMAALEAPGKHFDCVTVDLLGTGFDAIALCRRIDALRVAATGAGAPGFSLVGIGSAASSSKDLLVEAFSAGADDVVTKDVSPRGADADLLAIRVRTLVRRKLLEEDDRRVADEVRRHALAAERAKAEATAAEAKAALAGALAQANHDLEQANHRLKDTQAKLVQAAKMASLGELVAGIAHEINNPLAFILAHQGTVERLIGEVAGAVPEGDPSRRALDKARDRVGSMRLGLSRIQDLVVNLRKFSRLDEGEMQTVNVPDAIENVLALIQHKLGTRIAVRKEFAGAPEIRCSPALLNQVVMNILGNAADAIPHEGTITIETAIRDDHDVIRICDTGPGVPEDLRERIFEPFFTTKPVGSGTGLGLAIAYSVVQAHSGQLSVESSPEGGACFVISIPRRAA; this is encoded by the coding sequence GTGACGGGCTCGCCCGCTTCCTCGTCCCGCATCCTGCTGGTCGAGGATTCCGAGACCCAGGCCCTGCAATTGCGCCTCTTCCTGGAGCGCAACGGCTTTGCGGTGACGCGCCACGCCACGGCGGAAGCGGCGCTCGAGGCGATGAATCACGGCCTGCCCGATCTGGTGGTGGCCGATTACCACCTGCCCGGGATGAACGGCGACGAGCTGACGCGTCAGATGCGGCTCGCCATGCGCACCCGGGCGACGCCGGTGCTGATGCTGACCGAGGCGAGCGGGCGGGACATCGAGCGCCAGGGCCTGGAGAGCGGCGCCGACGCCTACGTGCCGAAATCCGCCGACCGCGACCTCCTGCTGCTGCGCATCCGGGCGCTGCTACGTGAGCGCGCCGCCGTGCCGGCGGACGAGCCGGGCCGGACGGCGAATTTCCGCCGCGCCCGCATTCTCGTCGTCGACGGCTCGGCGACCTTCCGGGCCTATCTCTCGGCGCTGCTCGGCCAGGAGGGGCACGAGGTCGTCGCCGCCGACGGGCCCGACCAGGCGATGGCGGCGCTCGAGGCGCCGGGCAAGCATTTCGACTGCGTCACCGTCGACCTCCTGGGCACGGGCTTCGACGCCATCGCGCTGTGCCGCCGGATCGACGCACTCCGCGTTGCCGCCACCGGCGCCGGGGCACCGGGCTTCTCCCTCGTCGGAATCGGCTCGGCCGCCTCCTCCAGCAAGGACCTCTTGGTCGAGGCGTTCTCGGCCGGCGCCGACGACGTGGTGACGAAGGACGTCTCGCCGCGGGGAGCCGATGCCGATCTCCTGGCGATCCGGGTGCGCACGCTGGTGCGCCGTAAGCTCCTGGAGGAGGACGATCGCCGGGTCGCCGACGAGGTGCGCCGCCACGCGCTCGCCGCCGAGCGTGCCAAGGCCGAGGCCACCGCGGCGGAGGCGAAGGCGGCTCTCGCCGGCGCCCTGGCGCAGGCCAACCACGACCTCGAACAGGCCAATCACCGCCTCAAGGACACCCAGGCCAAGCTCGTCCAGGCCGCCAAGATGGCCTCCCTCGGCGAGTTGGTCGCCGGCATCGCCCACGAGATCAACAATCCGCTGGCCTTCATCCTGGCCCATCAGGGCACGGTCGAGCGGCTGATCGGCGAGGTGGCGGGCGCGGTGCCGGAGGGCGATCCGTCGCGGCGCGCCCTCGACAAGGCCCGCGACCGGGTCGGGTCGATGCGCCTCGGCCTGTCCCGGATCCAGGATCTCGTCGTCAACCTGCGCAAGTTCTCGCGCCTCGACGAGGGCGAGATGCAGACCGTCAACGTGCCGGACGCGATCGAGAACGTGCTGGCGCTGATCCAGCACAAGCTCGGCACGCGCATCGCCGTGCGCAAGGAGTTCGCCGGCGCGCCCGAGATCCGGTGCTCGCCGGCCCTGCTCAACCAGGTGGTGATGAACATCCTCGGCAACGCCGCCGACGCGATTCCCCATGAGGGCACCATCACGATCGAGACCGCGATCCGCGACGACCACGACGTGATCCGGATCTGCGACACCGGCCCGGGCGTGCCGGAGGATCTGCGCGAGCGTATCTTCGAGCCGTTCTTCACCACGAAGCCGGTCGGATCCGGCACCGGGCTAGGTCTCGCCATTGCCTACAGCGTCGTGCAGGCGCATAGCGGACAATTATCCGTGGAATCGTCGCCCGAGGGAGGGGCCTGCTTCGTGATCAGCATTCCGAGGCGGGCCGCATGA
- a CDS encoding prevent-host-death protein: MADQHRNNAPLERVGLRTFRAQMKAYLDQARQGRSFAVTSHGVVIAELRPPSLPEPPRRRPGALKDRIRMAEDVAEASTARQGDDE; encoded by the coding sequence TTGGCCGATCAGCACCGGAACAACGCTCCGCTCGAGCGAGTCGGCCTACGGACGTTCCGGGCGCAGATGAAGGCTTATCTCGACCAGGCCCGGCAGGGCCGGTCCTTCGCCGTCACCTCGCACGGCGTCGTCATCGCTGAACTCCGTCCCCCGTCGCTTCCAGAACCGCCGCGCCGCCGGCCGGGCGCGCTCAAGGACAGGATCCGCATGGCCGAGGATGTCGCCGAGGCATCCACCGCGCGGCAGGGCGACGACGAGTGA
- a CDS encoding type II toxin-antitoxin system VapC family toxin produces the protein MRLLLGTPALLWWLSDDPRLGERARDRIANPRNTVLVSAVSLWEITQAIRLGTLSADIREILQAVEDGSFTWLDLRPEHCRALRKLPRGAEDREPFGSLLIAQAMAEQATLVSDDPDVPRVMMRFIQCADRRKD, from the coding sequence GTGAGGCTGCTCCTCGGAACCCCCGCCCTGCTCTGGTGGCTGAGCGACGATCCCCGCCTCGGCGAGCGGGCCCGGGACCGCATCGCGAATCCCCGCAACACGGTGCTGGTCAGCGCGGTCTCGCTCTGGGAGATCACCCAGGCGATCCGCCTCGGCACCCTGTCGGCCGATATCCGGGAGATCCTGCAGGCGGTCGAGGACGGCAGCTTCACCTGGCTCGACCTGCGCCCGGAGCATTGTCGGGCGCTGCGCAAGCTGCCGCGGGGGGCGGAGGACCGCGAGCCGTTCGGCTCGCTGCTCATCGCCCAGGCCATGGCCGAGCAGGCGACGCTGGTCTCCGACGATCCCGACGTGCCCCGCGTGATGATGCGGTTCATCCAGTGCGCGGACCGGCGCAAGGACTGA
- a CDS encoding efflux RND transporter permease subunit encodes MTGIVGLALRQRALVVLAFVALMLGGLAAFQSLNIEAYPDPTPPMVNVITQAPGLSGEEIERYITVPIEVITSGLPDLKQVRTVSLYGLSDVKLQFGFANSYREAEQQVLNRLAQLDTLPNGAKPTISPVSPIGEIFRYKLVAPDGYSVLDLKTLQDWVLRKRFRAVPGVIDVIGWGGKTKTFEIGVDLDRLMAHGLTLSGVVKTLNDSNLNVGGNRITLGSQSAVVRGVGLIRSVDDIGETVLAQSGGAPVLVKDVATITIGHQPRLGIAGMNEDDDIVQGIVLMRRGERSTPSIEAVKAEVARIEAAGILPPGVRIERIYDRADLIAVTTHTVLHNMLVGILLILVVQWLFLGNLRSALIVVATIPFALFFAVIILVVRGESANLLSVGALDFGLIVDGTVIMVEAIFRRLSGHGPPLSPGLAGAKGMPRKLGLIALASSDVSRSIVFAAVIIVTGFLPLFTLSGVEGNIFGPMAQTYAYALLGGLIATFTVTPVLSAYLLPGHIHEVETILVRALDRAYRPVIRAALAHRTLTLGVAGLIFAGVAVEGRNLGLEFLPKLEEGNLWIRATMPATISLEEGNLYVNRIRRVIAEVPEVERVVSQHGRPDDGTDAAGFFNGEFFAPLKPAEQWREGMSKDAMTGALLERLRTEFPGVEFNLSQYLQDNVAEAVSGIKGENSFKVFGPDLQKLTDVAREVEAVLKRVPGVTDLGVFTSLGQPTVQINVDRIRAARYGLTPGDINTTVRTAIGGDSAGELYDTGSERHYPIIVRLASQYRQSVRAIRELRIAGQTQSGVTVQIPLNAVADVELVSGPAYIYREGQERYLPVKFSVRDRDLGSTIIEARERVAREVKLPPDYRLELVGEFNNMQGALARLSVTVPLAILLIAVLLFVNFGSLVDTLLALSVIPMAVAGGVVALAVTETPFSVSAAIGFIALLGIAVMDGIIVLTHYNGLIARGEEREEAMLKTCYTQMRPVVMTCVVAGVGLLPAAFSAGVGSQVQKPLALVVVGGMSLAPILILIILPVLILLFSRRRPAPVHVPAEPGVPASAAVH; translated from the coding sequence ATGACCGGCATCGTCGGCCTCGCCCTGCGCCAGCGCGCCCTCGTCGTCCTGGCCTTCGTGGCCCTGATGCTCGGCGGACTCGCGGCGTTCCAGAGCCTCAACATCGAGGCCTATCCCGACCCGACGCCGCCGATGGTGAACGTCATCACCCAGGCGCCGGGCCTCTCTGGCGAGGAGATCGAGCGTTACATCACGGTGCCGATCGAGGTCATCACCTCCGGCCTGCCCGACCTGAAGCAGGTCCGCACCGTCTCGCTCTACGGCCTGTCCGACGTGAAGCTGCAATTCGGCTTCGCCAACAGCTACCGCGAGGCCGAGCAGCAGGTGCTCAACCGGCTCGCCCAGCTCGACACCCTGCCGAACGGCGCCAAGCCCACCATCTCGCCGGTGAGCCCGATCGGCGAGATCTTCCGCTACAAGCTCGTCGCGCCGGACGGCTACAGCGTGCTCGACCTGAAGACGCTCCAGGACTGGGTCCTGCGCAAGCGCTTCCGCGCCGTGCCGGGCGTCATCGACGTGATCGGCTGGGGCGGCAAGACCAAGACCTTCGAGATCGGCGTCGACCTCGACCGGCTGATGGCCCACGGCCTCACCCTCTCGGGCGTGGTCAAGACCCTCAACGACAGCAACCTCAATGTCGGCGGCAACCGCATCACCCTGGGGAGCCAGTCGGCGGTGGTGCGCGGCGTCGGCCTGATCCGCTCCGTCGACGATATCGGCGAGACGGTGCTGGCGCAGTCGGGCGGCGCGCCGGTCCTGGTGAAGGACGTGGCCACCATCACCATCGGCCACCAGCCGCGGCTCGGCATCGCCGGGATGAACGAGGACGACGACATCGTCCAGGGCATCGTGCTGATGCGCCGGGGCGAGCGCTCGACCCCGTCGATCGAGGCGGTGAAGGCCGAGGTCGCCAGGATCGAGGCCGCCGGCATCCTGCCGCCCGGCGTCAGGATCGAGCGCATCTACGACCGCGCCGACCTCATCGCCGTCACCACCCACACCGTGCTGCACAACATGCTGGTCGGCATCCTGCTGATCCTGGTGGTGCAGTGGCTCTTCCTCGGCAACCTGAGGAGCGCCTTGATCGTCGTGGCGACGATCCCCTTCGCGCTGTTCTTCGCCGTCATCATCTTGGTGGTGCGGGGCGAATCCGCCAACCTGCTGTCGGTCGGCGCGCTCGATTTCGGCCTGATCGTCGACGGCACGGTCATCATGGTCGAGGCGATCTTCCGCCGCCTCTCGGGCCACGGGCCGCCGCTCTCGCCGGGGCTGGCCGGGGCCAAGGGCATGCCGAGGAAGCTCGGGCTGATCGCGCTCGCCTCCTCCGACGTCAGCCGCTCGATCGTGTTTGCGGCGGTGATCATCGTCACCGGCTTCCTGCCGCTCTTCACCCTGTCGGGCGTCGAGGGCAACATCTTCGGGCCGATGGCCCAGACCTATGCCTATGCGCTCCTGGGCGGCCTCATCGCCACCTTCACGGTGACGCCGGTCCTCTCGGCCTACCTGCTGCCGGGCCATATCCACGAGGTCGAGACGATCCTGGTCCGCGCCCTCGACCGGGCCTACCGGCCGGTGATCCGGGCGGCCCTCGCCCACCGCACCCTGACCTTGGGCGTCGCCGGCCTGATCTTCGCCGGCGTTGCCGTCGAGGGGCGCAATCTCGGCCTCGAATTCCTGCCCAAGCTGGAAGAAGGCAACCTCTGGATCCGCGCCACCATGCCGGCGACGATCTCGCTCGAGGAGGGCAACCTCTACGTCAACCGCATCCGCCGGGTGATCGCCGAGGTGCCGGAGGTCGAGCGGGTGGTGTCGCAGCATGGGCGGCCCGACGACGGCACCGACGCCGCCGGCTTCTTCAACGGCGAATTCTTCGCGCCGCTCAAGCCCGCCGAGCAATGGCGCGAGGGCATGTCGAAGGATGCGATGACCGGCGCCCTGCTGGAACGGCTGCGCACCGAGTTCCCGGGCGTCGAGTTCAACCTGTCGCAATACCTTCAGGACAACGTCGCCGAGGCGGTGTCGGGCATCAAGGGCGAGAACTCGTTCAAGGTGTTCGGGCCCGATCTGCAGAAGCTCACCGACGTGGCGCGGGAGGTCGAGGCGGTCCTCAAGCGCGTCCCCGGCGTCACCGATCTCGGCGTCTTCACCTCGCTCGGCCAGCCGACGGTGCAGATCAACGTCGACCGCATCCGGGCCGCCCGCTACGGTCTGACGCCGGGCGACATCAACACGACCGTCCGCACCGCGATCGGCGGCGACTCGGCGGGCGAGCTCTACGATACCGGCAGCGAGCGCCACTATCCGATCATCGTGCGGCTGGCCTCGCAGTACCGCCAGAGCGTGCGGGCCATCCGCGAATTGCGCATCGCCGGCCAGACCCAGAGCGGCGTGACCGTCCAGATCCCGCTCAACGCCGTCGCCGATGTCGAGCTGGTGTCGGGCCCCGCCTACATCTACCGCGAGGGCCAGGAGCGCTACCTGCCGGTGAAGTTCAGCGTGCGCGACCGCGACCTCGGCAGCACCATCATCGAGGCCCGGGAGCGGGTGGCGCGGGAGGTGAAGCTCCCGCCGGACTACCGGCTGGAGCTGGTCGGCGAGTTCAACAACATGCAGGGGGCGCTCGCTCGCCTCTCGGTCACGGTGCCGCTGGCGATCCTGCTGATCGCCGTGCTGCTGTTCGTGAATTTCGGATCCCTCGTCGACACACTGCTGGCGCTCTCGGTGATCCCGATGGCGGTGGCCGGCGGCGTGGTGGCGCTCGCCGTCACCGAGACGCCGTTCTCGGTCTCGGCGGCGATCGGCTTCATCGCGCTGCTCGGTATCGCGGTGATGGACGGCATCATCGTGCTCACCCACTACAACGGCCTGATCGCGCGCGGCGAGGAGCGGGAAGAGGCGATGCTGAAGACTTGTTATACCCAGATGCGCCCGGTGGTGATGACCTGCGTCGTCGCCGGCGTCGGCCTCCTGCCCGCCGCCTTCTCGGCCGGCGTCGGCTCGCAGGTGCAGAAGCCGCTGGCGCTGGTGGTGGTCGGCGGCATGAGCCTGGCGCCGATCCTGATCCTGATCATCCTGCCGGTCCTGATCCTGCTGTTCTCCCGGCGGCGGCCGGCGCCGGTCCACGTTCCGGCGGAGCCGGGTGTGCCGGCTTCGGCGGCGGTACATTGA
- a CDS encoding helix-turn-helix domain-containing protein, giving the protein MPLVPRSLFTTDSVPERDRFAAWRSLFSAHDLDADPVGFSGSIETVVVGAMALRVMNAAPQGPSRSRSQIRRDGQDGFILHLSRHAYRVETEHGTTDVPAGAVSLNDLSQPYRRSRVPETGSLILALPRSSVAAVLPDEEALHGLILQGGTGRLLADHLRSLAANGHGLTTVEAAHVAQATLHMVAACARPSLEAADRASTSLDAVRLKSAKQFLRGHLGTPLRIDAMAKALGMSRSQLYRLFEPEGGIARTLARQRLAAIRTALDDPLERRSIGEIGEAYGFGNGARLSRAFRQVYGVAPRDYRAASGRTS; this is encoded by the coding sequence GTGCCCCTCGTTCCCCGGTCCCTCTTCACGACGGACAGCGTCCCCGAGCGCGACCGTTTCGCGGCCTGGCGCAGCCTGTTCTCGGCTCACGACCTCGACGCCGACCCGGTCGGGTTCTCGGGCAGCATCGAGACGGTCGTGGTGGGCGCGATGGCCCTGCGCGTCATGAACGCCGCGCCCCAAGGCCCGTCCCGCTCCCGATCGCAGATCCGGCGCGACGGCCAGGACGGATTCATCCTGCATCTGAGCCGGCACGCCTACCGCGTCGAGACCGAGCACGGCACGACGGACGTTCCGGCCGGCGCGGTCAGCCTCAACGACCTGTCGCAGCCCTATCGCCGCAGCCGGGTGCCGGAAACGGGCTCGCTGATCCTCGCCTTGCCGCGTTCGTCCGTCGCCGCCGTGCTGCCCGACGAGGAGGCGTTGCACGGGCTGATCCTGCAGGGCGGGACCGGGCGCCTCCTCGCCGATCACCTGCGGAGCCTCGCCGCGAACGGCCACGGGCTCACGACCGTGGAGGCGGCCCATGTCGCCCAGGCCACGCTCCACATGGTCGCGGCCTGTGCGCGCCCGAGCCTGGAGGCGGCGGACCGTGCCAGCACGTCGCTCGATGCCGTCCGGCTGAAAAGCGCGAAGCAGTTCCTTCGCGGCCACCTCGGCACGCCGCTCCGGATCGACGCGATGGCGAAGGCGCTCGGCATGTCGCGCTCGCAGCTCTACCGCCTGTTCGAGCCGGAGGGCGGGATCGCGCGCACTCTCGCGCGTCAGCGGCTGGCGGCGATCCGGACGGCGCTCGACGATCCGCTCGAACGGCGGTCCATCGGCGAGATCGGAGAGGCCTACGGCTTCGGCAACGGCGCGCGTCTCAGCCGTGCGTTCCGTCAGGTCTATGGCGTGGCCCCGCGCGACTACCGGGCGGCCTCCGGCAGGACCTCTTGA